The Bradysia coprophila strain Holo2 unplaced genomic scaffold, BU_Bcop_v1 contig_297, whole genome shotgun sequence DNA window aatcttaaccttatgaggcgtgtgatggCTCGTTgtactcgtatggacgcccagattacaaataaaataagtgGTGGGTAGGAGTGGAGGttaaaaagtccaaaaaattgtgtataaGTGTTACTCAGTCgtacggaattttttttttgtcaaatttttcagtgtgaaggacttgcgtcacgacCCACAGTGTTCAAAACCGCTATTTCCACtgtcataaatctatttttcacatcagtacgtcactttgcgacccctttatgtacctaattaccctacagtaacagtagactttcgaaaaatcaagaatttttatttcgttttttgggttttggtgCCCATTTTCCCTTGaggggtttgtaaattttccttgttaaatacaaaaatcctCAGGACGTTGCGgcttgcattgagacacctcaaacattcttcttatttataaattcaatttccactccgtttgcgtgacagttcttttgttctattttacaactgtcatgaagacagaggctaaacggagtgctctttttaagtggaaactatactttaatgcttagtttcctcttatcaaaaaagtactccgtgtgagagacaaaattgaattttttcaattttttctttgtttatttgacagctcgctctctcacggagtactttttgttgagtggtgTGGATACTTAGGCGCTGGTACCTtaattgtatgaaattttttcgaatattacgtaattttgtgtttattcaAATCGACACTGTTGCACGCATCAGCACTATTGTTTAtgtatgtgaaaattgtctttattccaattcacgccgtaagtgcggtcgtaattcaaaatggaaagtgcggaggtctttttaacgtagtgtcattttcatacatgcGAATAGAGGAATACATTCTACATTCTGATACCTATTCTAATACATACCTCAATAGTCAATAATAGTCACTTTTACAATTGCAAATATAATAACTACAATGTTCTGACTAATTTCGTAGAACTTTTCCGATTTTAAGGTAAACTTAGtttcaatttgtaataaattgttgacaaatttctaaaataagtTTTTAGAACACAGTTCAATTTAAATCAACACTTTTTTGTCCTCAACTATTtttctcaacaaatttcacgttcatccaataatttccaataaaaGACTAATACGTACAATATTAAAACATATTCTAATAAAGGTCAGCCAATTCAATAATAGTTATGGTACATTCCAAAtacaattgtttattttgataagATAGCAATAAGTTCCTCCTTTTCGTTATAACAGAGATGActcaaaatatatatttgcatGTGGCTGTTGTTATAATATACATGTGTGCGTACAACTTATGCTTCTTATCAATATACTGACACATAAAATCTTTATGTCTCTAGTAGAGACTCTCTACTTCTTAAAGTATGTATCGCTCGATAACAttcattaaatcaattttgacagGCGCTATGCAATTATTTAACTATAATTGGTCATCTTACGGTTTCTTATCAACCAAAATCGTTGCCTCATAATATTGTGTTTATGTGCATAGTTTCTAGTAAAATTTGTTAGACAAGTagcataaatcgaaaattctagaactttgtcttttaaacaaataaaacgtatttatctttatttattgtttgttcTCAATGTtccaggggctatttagttgaattattagcgaattttggcgaatttggcgaatttgacgaattttggcaaattttgacgaattttggcgaactttgacgaatttttgcgaatttttgtgaatttatacatgattttaagaaatttcaaagaatcgtagaacttagttacatatttttggccaagacattctaaaaatctatttttaaccgggaagccatgaaggttttttttggccaaacgatgaaaaatgtcctaattttgtgaattttacatatatttgtgaatttggtagattcttgcatatttttgttatgctatatcacaaaactagcaaaatattccaaaaaacataaatttggaagaaaattttcaaaatttgaattttttaatttgggagaattttggcgaatttcgacgaatttcggcgaattttggcgaatttcggcaaattaattcgactaaatagcccctgcaATGTTCATCAGTACACGGTTGGAATATAAAGAGATAGAATCTCTATTTTATGCAAATCATCTACCCGCAAACATCAATTTATCTATTTTCTTTATCTATTTACAGTGGTGCTTCTTCATAGAGACCAATTGGACCATGGCCCAGGACACTGAGAAAATGGGGCGCTGAAATATGCAAACATTCCTATAATAACACTGACATCTTTCGTATACTGTATGAGGAAagtttattcccttgactgtaagtccattgaaatcctcaggtcaagttcgaaaatgggtggtatcggttcaaccatctggtggtagttctcgaaagtagccttttctgctctttgttaacacgataactcgaggattaaatttaaattgttgtaatgttgagACTGTTTTCGgcaccctctgacatgtctttacttttgaacgcttttcacagatttttttttcgaaaaagtgaaaggtatgtgtttcctagaattgacagacaaatccaacgagctatcactcattaaaatctgAGCTCgtttgttcccaaagttataaaaatcacctgaagatttggcgatatcactcttaagacTGCATTTAACCAAGGTAGATATAgtgtggaggtaatgccattgaGACGCGCtgcctagcacataagttcgatgccaatgacatcttttttttaaatggatgactacgatttacttgtgtgtgtttcacaaaaatatgttcactatctcacaacagatggcccgactttctatAATAGACAATTCGATTTTTTGCTTTTCCTCGACATTATATTTACCTTTCATTTAACATCCCATATTACACGAGTTATAACAAACACATAAGCCGAAAGCATAGTACTCAAGGAGCAGAGCTCTGCCGAAAGGGTTAAAGTTTTagtacaaaaatgaaactgacGACAAACGTCTATCTTCTATACAAAATTTGCATTCACAATAAATGTCATCTCTTTGAGACAACAGCACATATCTTACGGTCTACTAATAAGTTAGTGCATGAcataaattgtcaaaattttatgatttttgcaCATCAGCAACAATATATGGAGCGGATTCCCGATTTGACGGGTGTCATTCCCGTTCAAGTGCTAGACGAGTTGGATTATCTACAGGAGAATAATTCTGCCATTATTGCTTCATCAACAAGCTATGCAGATATACTAAACGATTTGATGGAACTGGATGAAAACACGTTGAATTTGCCCATTTCTCAACCTGATAGCATTGAAGAGACAGATCTATTGGATGGATGGGACTCGTTAGCCCTACCAGTTTCTTCATTAAATGTTGCTTCGCCAGTTTCACCGTTAAGTCTAGCCGCACAGATTGACGCAGACTGGAATATTTTAGAATACACCAACTGTGACGCAATTGCATCGAGTAACATCAGTTGGAACTTTGGTGGAGATGTAATGCTAGCACAACAATCATTAGTCCCACAAGTCAATGAAAACTGGAACGTTTTTGACTGTACCAAGACCGACTACGATCAAGGTGGATTACAGACCGAACAAATGGGACAGTGCGAATTAATTCGTAAAGTCGGCGAAAACTTGATTGATTTAGAATCTGAGAAGTGGGACCCAAATACGTCAATCAACAACATGAGTCGGAACTTTGGTGGAGATGCTATGAAATCAAAGAGTGAATCGATCCCCCAAATTGATAATTCGAAGGATTTAGGATATGCTGACTGTGACTTATATACCCCGAGCAACAGCATTCTTCAGAACAGCGGCGTAGATATAGTTCGAAGACAATCAGATGGGTTAACCGAACCACCACAGCAGGTAAAGTTGAACTATTTGACGATGACATTGCTTTGGTTACACCAAAACTAATCGCGGACTTTTCAAGTTTATCGTTGTTTGTAGTCGAGCAGACGATACGCCGACGATGCAATATGATTGCGACTTGTGCACGAAATCTTTTCGGTTGAAATGGAACTTTGAGAAGCACACAAAAAACCACATCGGtgagaaaaaattcattattgaAACCGCTGCAGGTAATTCAAATCGTAAAAAACGGCTAGAGCACTGAAAAATCGACGACACGggaaacaacgattttctgaagaaaaggCGAGTTCCTGAAGTAGCGAGAAAAAATGACGAATTCCTGAAGAATCGTCGACTACTCACCTATTTTTCAGAAAGTCGTCGTTTTTCGTGTCGTCTATTTTTCAGTGCAATAAGAACATATGGAACCCATGTGTCAGATGAGTTGAAGGGCCAGCATAAGTTCACTTCTATGCAGCACTAACgatttcaatagaatttttgcGGTGGtacttttccaacatttaATCTCAATTCTGTAGAAATCGTTAGCGCTAtaccaaaatgaaaatcagATTAAATTTGAGAGCTCCGCATTTTTCGTGATCAGCGGaagatttgcattaccttcaaaGTTTGTATACTTTGGTTCTTGACGACTGTACCGGTGAACTTTCTTCTAGTCccagtttttttgtgtgtgccaTAGTGGACACTCATCGGTTtaagcaaataaaataaagctTGCCACTTGCGAGCCTCATTCTAATGAGACTTTTCAGACTTTAAACGATTAGATGTAGAACAGAGACATTTTTCGTAGTCTTCCATTTTCAGTAATCGTTCTTCTCTACGCACGCCGATAAAAATATgggattcaaatttttatgtccgaggggattactttcaaaaagtaattCTTTCGGGATTAGTTTTTCCCATctcagctaaaaattgaaaaaaaaaacaatttcttcggTGATTAAAAATAGGACTAAACAATAATGTTGGGAATCATACGAacaccctctctagcaaacaaacttcgttttgacgctgtcaaaatactgTTAGATTTCCATGTTCCAGGGAGTAGCAAATAAACCAGTGGaatacaaaatataataaactTTAATGAACGCGTCAATTCCAATAGAGTAAGTAATTAGACTGAACAAAACTAAAACTCAGCGCATACTAAAACGAATCTTCCGGTTACTAGATTATTACAATTACAACTAGAAAACCAACACACCTCCTTAATTATAATGATCTAGAGCCTTCTTCGTATCAACGATATCAAAATCATCAACACCTCCTTTAGCATGTTCTGATACCACTATTGCCATTTTCCAAATTCAAGGCCATTATCGCTGTTATTAATACTATTATTCCACCAATCAGATTCCAATCGTTTTCCTCGTTAGCAGTACCAAATTCCAATACAAATTTGTGTCAGTATAAATTATATCCAATCCCCGCGGTCAATTCCTTCTACCGCATCTTTCCATTCCCCGCGGTCAATTCCTTCTACCGCATTCTTCCATTCCCCGCGGTCAATTCCTTCTACCGCAACTTTTCATCTCCAGGTGGTCAATTCCTTCTACCACACAGCTTTCACGCATTCATAAAATTCCCGTTTCTGCACGCATATCAGCTGGACTATGGCTTGCGCCACTCCCAACACCAATGACATTCACTGCATTCACATTACGTTTTCGATTTCCACGATTCATTATGTCCAAATCGTGCCAATTCCGATTTATAATCGTGTGCCGTTGCGATTGTGTTAATATCAGTTGTACCATTTCCAATTGGACCACTTCTAATTGTACTACTTCCGATTGTCCGGTCCTGATCAGTATCATGTCACCACCAACCACTTCCGTaactttgattttcaataattttcgattCCGAACAAATTCCTCCCTGTCCTACAATGCGTcttctgggcccataacctgttagatTTCCATGTTCCAGGGAGTAGCAAATAAACCAGTGGaatacaaaatataataaactTTATTGAATGCGTCAATTCCAATAGAGTAAGTAATTAGACTGAACAAAACTAAAACTCAGCACATACTAAAACTAATCTTCCGGTTACTAGATTATTACAATTACAActagaaaaccaacaaataccaccttattcctTTGTTTGCCGAATCATGCACTGTTgactaatttttaattttacgtgTAAAATGCAATATCTCGTTGCATTTTGGccaccttaataaatgtagttcggttgctagagagggtattgatgATACTGTTGCTAACAATTTTCCCTTAATATTTGATTGTGTTAAAATCCCACGTTTGTGTTGATTTAATTCGAATACGATTTACGAACAAGATATTGTTATGTGAGAAAAACGCACATTAATTTGgtcttagaatttttcattgggACTACCGATGCTGTATTCTGCCTTGTGGACATGCCAGGCAAAGcataacaattttaaattggttCGTAAAGATACTGCCAgtttcaaaatcaaatcaaatcaatgtAGGTATCACAAAGATAAATTTGagataatttcaatttgaaattcaagATCGACATTGGaaagaaaaccaaattttaatGATCAACTAATCCACATTACTATGGGAAAATAgagatttttgaatttaaatggttAATTGGTTAGAAAACTACAGAAgaatatgaaaatggaaattatgaaaaaagtgAGGTTTTAACTGGCAATCTTGCCATCtggtaattttaattttaatcccACGAGGAATTACTTTTCTTTGAAATAACCGTTCAAAATAAACTACATTAGGATTAAGGACAAATTGTCGATCGTCGATTGAAGTGCGGGAGATCCCTgagggaattaaattttaattcttcaaAAGATTCGGCTGCGTACTGTTAATCCAAAAAAGATTAAGATTTAGGTCCATAGTTTTATCTGTGCACTTGTGTTGGTTGTGTCCAGCTAACCGTATCAGTCATAGCATCTCTATTTTCTTTTAGagatttttaaatatatttaagcAGGTTCTACCTCGACATGTGAGATGAGTACGAGACCCTCAGACCCGTACGAGAAGACACAAGAAATTTATCTTTCTCGTAACCGAGTGgccgagtttttttttacaaaaattcaacagCACGACGAGCCACAAAACACTTACAAGTATTTCTTTACAAACTAGCTCTGCGGCGGCATGTATGTAACATATGCCAGAAGTCATTTGGTAGGAAAAAGTCCCTGGACGAGCACTTAAATGTCCACACCGGTGAGAAAAATGTCACAATTTTGGTGCGAAACCTCTCgtttttcatgtattttccAAATCCAGGTACGAAGCCCTACGAATGTAAGAtatgcaaaatgaaatttcaccgGAAAGGATCAATAAATGAACACCTCAAATCCCATTATGGTGAGGAAAATGTCGTTCAAGTTTTGTCACAACTCACAACCAaggtaaaattcaatttccttttccGTAAAAGCAGATGCGACGCGTTATAAATGCGATGTGTGCAACCAGACATTTTCGAGGAAATGGAATTTGAAAGAACATTCCAGACTACACTCCGGTAAGAAACTTCGGCATTGTATGGTGGTTCTgattgttcattttatttctcttTGGCGAAAATCAGATGAGAAGCCGTATAAGTGCACAGTGTGTGAGAAGTCATTTCGGCTGCGAAGATGCTTATCGGTTCATTCGAAAATACACtaaaaacttaaaatcaaCAAGCCACCTCGACTCTGTGGAAATGTGATAAATCAATTTAAGTAAAGATTTTTTATCTGATTGTAAATACAATTCTGTTGTGAAAAACTGTAGGCTTAATAAAATCCGTTACGATAAACagcacattaaattttacatttagcTGATTGTATAGAATAACTGATCGTTGACATTGTATGGCTAAGGTACCTATTGAAAAAAGCTCCTTCGAGCAATCGGAAGGCGACATTAATTCCCTGCATATTTCCTGGAACGTTGGCTTCTGTTCCCTGTTTATTTTTCAGCATCCGACGATACTCCGCATTAAAGCTTTCACAGAATTGTATGCAATTAAGTGATTGTATTTGTAACTTACGCCGCGCCACCTGTGTGCAATGTCgtatgaacgtattttatcgcactaaaGCGATAAAGGATTTACAAAGggttttatcgcactagtgcgattaATGCCATTGTTACTGAAGTCATACTAAGATTATCttcgattttattcaattttcttcattgtataatagttatttatctaccaaggtaggtatgaaggtattttttcgcactagatgtcgattgtcgatccgaggcgaagccgatgtcgacaagacgtcgtgtgcgaaaaaataccggcatacctaccgtggtagatacaacgtttttcgcaatttcgggccataatcacctttccaatgcaaaatattaccaaaatttctaccaaacattcacatgcaaacatgaattcatttgaacgatcaagcaacctgttctatatacacattgcaatgtcgcggtaaataaaatcaagtagtcaatgattagtatgtacgcttcaacaatacgttctgtataattgtgtgactctgtagccgaatggctatggtcgttgcttggtgtttggaagaattttggtgttggatgttcaaatcctggtctgtgcaaagtttttatttataaaatttagtctttcttaaaggtactgagctatgtagcgtgcgaaaaaaatgtgaaaaagcccaagtgcgaaaaaataatcaaaaacgcactgtgaaataaataccttcaaaacgacattaaatggatgcatggaaaggtgatgattatggaccggaattacgaaaaacgttgtatggaacacgaatcgtatggaGTTATATAACCGCACATGATTTCTTAACATCttgacatctagtgcgataatgTACCTCCAGTTATTATCATACATAATATTccttcatacgattcttgttacattggttatttggatcacatggcacgacgtaaaaaaattcaacctgtgcgattgccgccctggccttcggccacgggctgcaaacttcgcacacggttgaatttttttacgtcgTGCCATGTGATccacacaacttttcattacaacaactacgaaaattgtaatttgagctTCCTTATAATGTtccaactgatgaaatttaccgaaataagcTGAAATATGCGggggtaaaagaaaaatttataaattattggcaacgttcttttctatcacaacaatcacagtgatcacaacgacaccagacggaacacatgttgttgctgtcatttactttcgcatcctcgtttgaggggcgaaagtactttcgctccTCTGTTGGGAGGCGAAAGTATTTTCGCACCTCTTGTGATGTCGTGGCTAActgagagttgaatttttatactttcgcATCTCATTCGGGAAGCGAAAATTACAACTTTCGTAGTTGGTGTAATAAAAATGACTAATTTCGACGATCATGCTGTCCATTTCCAACCTTTTTAGCGACATTTGCGTAATCTGCTATTATCTGCCTAGAACGGTAATCTAGCACTTATCTCCCTAGGGAAagtttgtttatctcgatatatcttttctcggtagataaaatagcgtatgcacctctgtccaaGTTGTTTATTTTGGAGATTTTGATTATGTAtcacgccttcggctcggtacATTAACTTCCGAAAATAAACACTTTGAACAAAGGTGCATAATCTACTAATAACTCAATGCAGTGCTACCCAAGGGAGATAAATAAGACATTATTTCATTCTGctaaatttggttttgttaCCTTGTTTCGTAATTACGTTTTCTTTCAGAACGTCACATTATCTCACCAGATAGAGAGCCAAAACAACTACTTTTTCTCtcactttttccattttccattttcattccgGTGACATGACATCGCTTTTCGCCCCAACTTACATCACGTTTTCGTTCCTTCTCACGGCACTTTTTGCGTATTACTAGgaatttcatgcaattttttatgaataaaatggaatcataaaacttagtgacatatttctggctaagacattctttaaatcgacttttcaccatgaagccatgatggctgaCACAACACAAtcagatctacatttttctccatttgttAAAAACAAGCTTTTTTGTTCCTAGTGACATTATTATCGCAATGGCGCCATGTTGTGACGtcacacgacagagtaaagttaactaggcaggagcgctgatatTTGACTAGgaacctgaataatctagcaGCCCTATATCTTtagcgaacaaaatttttcaattcatgtcagtgttcatttcagttcatttgcatacagtgtattaggtaccttatttgacgtttcgaaaatgaactgctcctgcctggtttattttactctgccatgGACGTTATATCCccattatttatttgaattctCAGGGAAAATTGTCATTCTTCCAttttgttgtctcgttttcgctcatACGATAAAGCAAGCCTCGACTATTCCCCTTGATATGATGATAATCTGCTATTCTATAAATGACTTTTTTACCTGTCGTCCTAAGAAAGACGCACAGGGGTTTAGAGCATCTACGGATTatctatttaaaaaatgaaattttgtccaTCGATCACTGTTCACTCAGAGTCTTAGCTTCAGTTTCAGTTTGCTTGAAGCTTCAGCTCAAATTTCACCACAGGTAAACAAGTCATTCTCATTGGGAGATGTATCAGAGATGAAAACAAAGATACGAGAGTGATTGTGAACTCCTCGTCTTTCGTAAACAGACGGCATTGATGCTTTCTTCGTGTGAAAAATACACAACACATTCACGTGTACACGCGTCTGATATACGAGGAGCAGCGCCATGGCTGGAGTTgtatttcaaatgtttttcatttcctCAGCTTAATTACGGAGGTTTGAGGGTTAACGCTCTAGTACAAcaaagaaatagaaaattatgaCAGACAAGACACATGTTTTTTTTGAGCCACCAACAGTCATTCTGTTCAGATTAAACGTCCTCTCCTAGAGACAAAAACACAGTATTTTATGGTCTACGTATAAATTGATCTGTCATAAACTAGCGAAGAATTGCGTATAATTTGCTTGTTTTCTGCAAAATAACATTATGATTTGGACACATAATGAACAATATTCGATTCCCGATTTGCCGGGTGAAATTCCCGTACATGTGCTAGACGAGTTGCATAGGCATCAGGAGAATAATTCTGCAATTATTGTACCACCATCCAGTGTAGAAGACATACTGAACGATTTGATGCAACTGGATGAAGAAATTCTGGATTCGTTAGCATTACAAGTTGCTGCAGATTTGGACGCTCTGGATTACACCAGCTACGAATGGAATGCGTTGAGCAACGAGAATGTCGAAGTTAGTTTGAATCTGAACGAAAACGAGAGAAAGTCGGAAGAATCACAGCAAATTGAATTAACCGAATCAATGCAACAGGTTAGAACGATTCTTTACCtacggtgcggttgaatgtATTTTGATCAAGTGTGTGGAGTGTAGATGcgttttcgatatttttggatattatttaTCGACTTggagccctgaacaaggttctagaatttttttcggccgGAACATGTGGTGCAGCGGAATCCACTGCACCTACGGCTACAGAGAGAACGGTGTGAACTGCAATTGGGAATGGTTGTAATTCTGATAGCAGTGGTACAAAAAACTGGTTCTATGGATGCATGGGAAGCCGGTGGAAActtgttgaaatttaaaaattaccatttttgGAAGTTCGTCCAATCGGGAATCATGCtaaatacattttataattGGTCCTACAGGTACAGATCattatcgaaaatttcttTCTGTCGCTCGTTCCAGATATGGTCCTCAATGTACAGGACTAATTAGAAAATGTGTTCCGCATAATTCCCGATTTAGACGACCCTTCGAAAATCGTAATTTATGAACTTCAACGCGTCCCTTGCTTCAAATTAGAATTTCAATCGCTACCGATACCAACCCACATCAGATTCCGCCGCActaaaattccattcaacCACACTGTGATACCCCATTCGTTTTCATTGCActcaatgaaatttcgttttaaaaaagaTCGAAGATCCAGCGACGGCTAACGAAAATACTGGAATAACAACAGAACCAAATAATTTGTCCGTTGATTCAGATCCAGAAGAAGCGAATGTTTCTAATCTACCAACTGATTCATGGGAAATGGTAGAGCAGATTCATCAAGTGTACTCAAATGATTCATTGGACACGTCCAGAAAAGAGATTGCTGAATCCTCTGCAGATTTCAAGGTAATTCTGCGAAAATTAGCCTGCAAATCTTTGGCGATTCTAAATGGGaatttcctttattttttataacaaaagcCAGTGGAAAGCTCTGATTATGATAGTGTCCTGAGGGGACCAAGTGCTAAATGTAAGGAACGGACCGTTAGATACCAGAAAACGTTCGTGCAGACTGAAGGTAAAAGAGAGCACGAGTGTAAGCTGTGTACAAAAGTATTTCGAAGCAGATGCGATTTGTCCGGCCATTTACTAAACCACAATCGTAAGCAGTAAACCGATAAAATTTtcgcaaacatttttttgaggaaaagaaaaatcattttcaggCAAAAGGAAACGTTTGGCTCACCTAACAGGACCAGAGTCCAACAAAGATGGTGAggacattttcaaaatttgcaaattttatttgaaaagaagTGATTGTATGCAAGGCTGTAATCTTTGCGGAGGTCACGTACACCGCCGTTTTATTAGacacgcgggaacacaccttctctgaattattttacatactaaaaaattcacctcagctgATGACTGACAATCATCAAGAGAGGCGACTTCTCCGACATATTATCATCAACTAtgtggtgtgtcacccgcgtatctgaTCTCCTCAGCTTACATCGCTTATTTGAACCTCGCATTTTTGTCACTTGAATGAAATCGTCTTTTTATGTAGATACGAAGACACCGCGAATGAAGAAGCGTCATGAGTGCAGCGTGTGTAAGAAAACATTTCGGTGGAGATCTAATTTACTGGATCATTTGGTATATCACTCTGGTAAGAATATAGTTGTCTGGCTCACGTTAAATTTCcgtgaaatttatattttcctcACAAAAAATAGGTGCGAGACCGTATGAATGCCAAATTTGTAACAAGACATTTCCatggaaaaaatcttttgcaTATCACAAGGCCCATTGCGGTGAGATTTGTTCTTTTGAACTTTAAAGAGTTGACAAAACCAAGTTTCGCTGGTACACACAGCGGGGCTGCAAAAAATGTGTGTCCGCGCTATCCAGGATACCTGGAAATTACTATACaagggaaggaatttgatGTTTCGTATTCAGATGAGTAAATGTGTCCGAGGGCTGTAGC harbors:
- the LOC119078640 gene encoding zinc finger protein 43-like; the protein is MIFAHQQQYMERIPDLTGVIPVQVLDELDYLQENNSAIIASSTSYADILNDLMELDENTLNLPISQPDSIEETDLLDGWDSLALPVSSLNVASPVSPLSLAAQIDADWNILEYTNCDAIASSNISWNFGGDVMLAQQSLVPQVNENWNVFDCTKTDYDQGGLQTEQMGQCELIRKVGENLIDLESEKWDPNTSINNMSRNFGGDAMKSKSESIPQIDNSKDLGYADCDLYTPSNSILQNSGVDIVRRQSDGLTEPPQQFIVVCSRADDTPTMQYDCDLCTKSFRLKWNFEKHTKNHIGEKKFIIETAAALRRHVCNICQKSFGRKKSLDEHLNVHTGTKPYECKICKMKFHRKGSINEHLKSHYADATRYKCDVCNQTFSRKWNLKEHSRLHSDEKPYKCTVCEKSFRLRRCLSVHSKIHSCFLQNNIMIWTHNEQYSIPDLPGEIPVHVLDELHRHQENNSAIIVPPSSVEDILNDLMQLDEEILDSLALQVAADLDALDYTSYEWNALSNENVEVSLNLNENERKSEESQQIELTESMQQIEDPATANENTGITTEPNNLSVDSDPEEANVSNLPTDSWEMVEQIHQVYSNDSLDTSRKEIAESSADFKPVESSDYDSVLRGPSAKCKERTVRYQKTFVQTEGKREHECKLCTKVFRSRCDLSGHLLNHNRKRKRLAHLTGPESNKDDTKTPRMKKRHECSVCKKTFRWRSNLLDHLVYHSGARPYECQICNKTFPWKKSFAYHKAHCGVKKFVCRVCNESFKLQHELHNHSKIHSVGVDIKPYRCEVCSKSFWWQSHLDYHLKSHSDAKPYECALCKKSYRYADCLKSHLQVHCVNASTRQPHECEICKKKFLWKKSFMQHMTLHSDPSSYRCEICNQIFKLKSSLDLHLRTHSGPLECEICKIRFLSRCALERHLMVHSDVKPYECDVCKKCFKYKSVLKRHSVVHSDVRPYECGVCNRTFKLKMCLQSHAKCHSDLKPIVSCATSHFRAEVIQRFTESSTQLSNV